The following are from one region of the Colius striatus isolate bColStr4 chromosome Z, bColStr4.1.hap1, whole genome shotgun sequence genome:
- the MLX gene encoding max-like protein X isoform X2: MAEPPGSAAEDAWGKVDTAYSDNGLDSALFMESTRKSSIVSRANSIGSTSASSVPNTDDEDSDYHQEPYKESYKDRRRRAHTQAEQKRRDAIKKGYDDLQAIVPTCEQQDFSIGSQKLSKAIVLQKTIDYIQFLHKEKKKQEEEVSTLRKDVMALKIMKVNYEQIVKAHQDNPNEGKDQVSDEVKFNVFQGIMDSLFQSFNASISVTSFQELSACVFSWIEEHCKPQTLRDIVIGVLHQLKSQLY; this comes from the exons ATGGCGGAGCCGCCGGGCAGCGCGGCCGAGGACGCGTGGGGGAAG GTGGACACAGCCTACAGCGACAATGGCCTGGACTCGG CGCTCTTCATGGAGAGcaccaggaaaagcagcatagTGTCGCGAGCCAACAGCATCGGCTCCACCAGCGCCTCCTCGGTCCCCAACACGG ATGATGAGGACAGTGATTATCACCAGGAGCCCTACAAGGAGTCGTACAAGGACCGGCGCAGGCGGGCACACACGCAGGCAGAGCAGAAGAGGCGGGATGCCATCAAG AAAGGCTACGATGACCTGCAGGCCATTGTTCCCACCTGTGAGCAGCAGGATTTCTCCATAGGCTCCCAGAAGCTGAGCAAGGCCATTGTCCTCCAAAAAA CCATTGACTACATCCAATTCCTGcacaaggaaaagaagaagcAAGAGGAGGAAGTTTCCACCCTCAGGAAAGATGTGATGGCCTTGAAGATCATGAAAGT GAACTATGAGCAGATTGTGAAGGCTCATCAGGACAACCCAAACGAGGGGAAGGACCAGGTGTCTGACGAGGTGAAGTTCAACGTGTTCCAGGGCATCATGGATTCCCTCTTCCAGTCCTTCAACGCCTCCATCTCGGTAACGAGCTTTCAGGAGCTCTCAGCTTGTGTCTTCAGCTGGATTGAGGAGCACTGCAAGCCTCAG ACGCTGCGGGACATCGTGATCGGGGTCCTGCATCAGCTGAAGAGCCAGCTCTACTGA
- the NAGLU gene encoding alpha-N-acetylglucosaminidase yields the protein MAARAGPGPGPVLLLSLLSLLSPLSRAGAGDARQAAAVRALARRLLGPRAAAVTLSVESALAPGGPDTYRLVSPPGASVAVAVTGSSGVAAAAGLYRYLRDFCGCHISWSGAQLRLPDPLPRLRGEIRVSAPGRYRYYQNACTQSYSYAWWDWARWEREIDWMALSGINLAPAFAGQEAAWQRVYRSLGLNQSEINAYFTGPAFLAWNRMGNLHGWAGPLPPAWHIKQLYLQYRIVERMRSLGMITVLPAFAGHVPQGILRVFPHVNATRLGGWSHFDCTYSCTYLLDPEDPMFQVIGTLFLKELIKEFGTDHIYSADTFNEMTPLSSDPAYLSRVSNAVFRSMTGADPEALWLMQGWLFQHQPDFWQPAQVRALLHGVPLGRMIVLDLFAESKPVYQWTESFYGQPFIWCMLHNFGGNHGLFGTVEAINHGPFAARRFPNSTMVGTGLVPEGIEQNDMVYELMNELGWRQEPLDLSAWVTRYAERRYGTANAAAASAWRLLLRSAYNCTGVCVNHNRSPLVRRPSLRMDTELWYNASDVYEAWRLLLSAGAALGASRTFRYDLADVTRQAAQQLVGDYYLSIRRAFQSHALPELLAAGGVLVYDLLPELDALLSSHGLFLLGRWLESARAVATSDREAEQYELNARNQLTLWGPGGNILDYANKQLGGLVLDYYGVRWSLFVSALVESLNSGVPFHQDQFNQAVFQVERGFVYNKKRYPAVPAGDTLEISRKLFLKYYPSALRRSRAGVTAPRGRAETLHQGSPSSQPNAVLE from the exons ATGGCggcgcgggccgggccgggcccggggccgGTGCTGCTGCTGTCGCTGCTGTCGCTGCTGTCGCCGCTGTcgcgggcgggcgcgggggaCGCGCGGCAGGCGGCGGCGGTGCGGGCGCTGGCGCGGCGGCTGCTGGGCCCGCGGGCCGCCGCCGTGACGCTGTCGGTGGAGTCGGCGCTGGCGCCGGGCGGCCCCGACACTTACCGGCTGGTCTCGCCGCCCGGAGCCTCCGTGGCCGTGGCCGTGACGGGCTCCAGCGGCGTGGCGGCGGCCGCCGGGCTGTACCGTTACCTGCGCGACTTCTGCGGCTGCCACATCTCGTGGTCCGGCGCGCAGCTCCGCCTGCCCGACCCGCTGCCGCGGCTGCGGGGTGAGATCCGCGTGTCCGCGCCCGGCAG GTACCGCTACTACCAGAACGCGTGCACCCAGAGCTACTCGTACGCCTGGTGGGACTGGGCGCGCTGGGAGCGGGAGATCGACTGGATGGCGCTGAGCGGCATCAACCTGGCGCCGGCGTTCGCGGGGCAGGAGGCGGCCTGGCAGCGG GTGTATCGCTCCCTGGGGCTCAACCAGTCTGAGATCAACGCCTACTTCACCGGGCCGGCGTTCCTGGCGTGGAACAGGATGGGCAACCTCCACGGCTGGGCAGGGCCGCTGCCGCCGGCCTGGCACATCAAGCAGCTTTACCTGCAG tACCGGATCGTGGAGAGGATGCGCTCGCTGGGGATGATCACGGTGCTGCCGGCCTTCGCGGGCCACGTGCCACAGGGGATTCTTCG GGTCTTTCCGCATGTGAATGCCACTCGCCTTGGGGGCTGGAGCCACTTTGACTGCACCTACTCGTGTACCTACCTGTTGGATCCAGAGGACCCCATGTTCCAGGTGATCGGGACCCTCTTCCTGAAGGAGCTGATCAAGGAGTTTGGCACAGACCACATCTACAGTGCCGACACCTTCAACGAGATGACCCCTCTCTCCTCTGACCCTGCCTATCTCTCAAGGGTCAGCAACGCCGTCTTCAGATCGATGACGGGAG CCGACCCCGAGGCGTTGTGGCTGATGCAGGGCTGGCTCTTCCAACACCAGCCCGACTTCTGGCAGCCGGCGCAGGTGCGGGCCCTGCTGCACGGCGTCCCCCTTGGCAGGATGATCGTCCTCGACCTCTTCGCCGAGTCCAAGCCCGTCTACCAGTGGACCGAGTCCTTCTACGGGCAGCCCTTCATCTGGTGCATGCTGCACAACTTCGGGGGCAACCACGGCCTCTTCGGCACCGTGGAGGCCATCAACCACGGCCCCTTCGCCGCCCGGCGCTTCCCCAACTCCACCATGGTGGGCACCGGGCTGGTGCCCGAGGGCATCGAGCAGAACGACATGGTGTATGAGCTGATGAACGAGCTGGGCTGGCGCCAGGAGCCCCTCGACCTCTCCGCCTGGGTGACCCGCTACGCCGAGCGCCGCTACGGCACCGCCAACGCGGCGGCCGCCTCCGCCTGGCGCCTGCTCCTCCGCAGCGCCTACAACTGCACCGGCGTCTGCGTCAACCACAACCGCAGCCCGCTGGTGCGCCGGCCCTCGCTGCGCATGGACACGGAGCTCTGGTACAACGCCAGCGACGTCTACGAGGCCTGGCGCCTGCTGCTGAGCGCCGGCGCGGCGCTGGGCGCCAGCCGCACCTTCCGCTACGACCTGGCGGACGTCACCCGGCAGGCGGCTCAGCAGCTGGTCGGCGATTACTACCTGAGCATCCGCCGCGCCTTCCAGAGCCACGCGCTGCCGGAGCTGCTGGCGGCCGGCGGGGTGCTGGTTTACGACCTGCTGCCGGAGCTGGACGCCCTCCTCTCCAGCCACGGCCTCTTCCTGCTGGGCCGCTGGCTGGAGAGCGCCCGCGCCGTGGCCACCAGCGACCGGGAGGCCGAGCAGTACGAGCTGAACGCCCGCAACCAGCTGACGCTCTGGGGACCCGGCGGGAACATCCTGGACTACGCCAACAAGCAGCTGGGGGGGCTGGTGCTGGATTACTACGGCGTGCGCTGGAGCCTCTTCGTCTCTGCCTTGGTGGAGAGCCTCAACTCGGGCGTCCCCTTCCACCAGGACCAGTTCAACCAGGCCGTCTTCCAGGTGGAGAGAGGCTTCGTGTACAACAAGAAGCGTTACCCAGCTGTGCCTGCTGGGGACACGCTGGAGATCTCCAGGAAGCTCTTCCTCAAGTACTACCCCAGTGCCCTGAGGCGCAGCCGGGCCGGCGTGACTGCCCCGCGAGGGAGGGCAGAGACTCTGCACCAAggctcccccagctcccagcctaACGCTGTGCTGGAATGA
- the MLX gene encoding max-like protein X isoform X3, whose product MESTRKSSIVSRANSIGSTSASSVPNTDDEDSDYHQEPYKESYKDRRRRAHTQAEQKRRDAIKKGYDDLQAIVPTCEQQDFSIGSQKLSKAIVLQKTIDYIQFLHKEKKKQEEEVSTLRKDVMALKIMKVNYEQIVKAHQDNPNEGKDQVSDEVKFNVFQGIMDSLFQSFNASISVTSFQELSACVFSWIEEHCKPQTLRDIVIGVLHQLKSQLY is encoded by the exons ATGGAGAGcaccaggaaaagcagcatagTGTCGCGAGCCAACAGCATCGGCTCCACCAGCGCCTCCTCGGTCCCCAACACGG ATGATGAGGACAGTGATTATCACCAGGAGCCCTACAAGGAGTCGTACAAGGACCGGCGCAGGCGGGCACACACGCAGGCAGAGCAGAAGAGGCGGGATGCCATCAAG AAAGGCTACGATGACCTGCAGGCCATTGTTCCCACCTGTGAGCAGCAGGATTTCTCCATAGGCTCCCAGAAGCTGAGCAAGGCCATTGTCCTCCAAAAAA CCATTGACTACATCCAATTCCTGcacaaggaaaagaagaagcAAGAGGAGGAAGTTTCCACCCTCAGGAAAGATGTGATGGCCTTGAAGATCATGAAAGT GAACTATGAGCAGATTGTGAAGGCTCATCAGGACAACCCAAACGAGGGGAAGGACCAGGTGTCTGACGAGGTGAAGTTCAACGTGTTCCAGGGCATCATGGATTCCCTCTTCCAGTCCTTCAACGCCTCCATCTCGGTAACGAGCTTTCAGGAGCTCTCAGCTTGTGTCTTCAGCTGGATTGAGGAGCACTGCAAGCCTCAG ACGCTGCGGGACATCGTGATCGGGGTCCTGCATCAGCTGAAGAGCCAGCTCTACTGA
- the LOC133628741 gene encoding proline-rich protein 2-like codes for MHGASPGAAAAGSSWVAPPAPPAPATAPAPVSRRLLQARAAPARRLRGTGAAEPGPEGCSSGRGPATLERVSVDPGAEQLEDAPGPPQQPRRLLPLAGESHCPTQEPQPRPLAAPRGSFSPGLSPPHAGAAAPASRRPTRELQPRPLAAPRRSRSPGLPLPHAGAAAPASRCPTQEPQPRPPAAPRRSRSPYSRCPTQEPQPRPLAAPRRSRSPSLPLPHAGAAAPASCCPTQEPQPRPLAAPRRSRSPGLSPPHAGAAAPASRRPTQEPQPRPPLPLCVRGRDRSVSGHR; via the exons ATGCACGGAGCATCCCCCGGGGCCGCGGCTGCCGGCAGCTCCTGGGTcgctcctccagctcctcccgcCCCCgccacggccccggccccggtCTCGCGGCGCCTCCTGCAGGCCAgagcggccccggcccggcggcTGCGAGGAACCGGCGCTGCTGAGCCCGGGCCCGAGGGGTGCAGCTCCGGGAGGGGCCCCGCGACCCTGGAGCGGGTGTCGGTCGATCCCGGAGCCGAGCAGCTGGAGGATGCTCCGGGCCCGCCACA GCAGCCCCGGCGGCTCCTGCCCCTCGCGGGGGAGTCTCACTGCCCCACGCAGGAGCCGCAGCCCCGGCCTCTCGCCGCCCCACGCGGGAGCTTCAGCCCCGGCCTCTCGCCGCCCCACGCAGGAGCCGCAGCCCCGGCCTCTCGCCGCCCCACGCGGGAGCTTCAGCCCCGGCCTCTCGCCGCCCCACGCAGGAGCCGCAGCCCCGGCCTCCCGCTGCCCCACGCGGGAGCCGCAGCCCCAGCCTCCCGCTGCCCCACGCAGGAGCCGCAGCCCCGGCCTCCTGCTGCCCCACGCAGGAGCCGCAGCCCCTACTCCCGCTGCCCCACGCAGGAGCCGCAGCCCCGGCCTCTCGCCGCCCCACGCAGGAGCCGCAGCCCCAGCCTCCCGCTGCCCCACGCAGGAGCCGCAGCCCCGGCCTCCTGCTGCCCCACGCAGGAGCCGCAGCCCCGGCCTCTCGCTGCTCCACGCAGGAGCCGCAGCCCCGGCCTCTCGCCGCCCCACGCAGGAGCCGCAGCCCCGGCCTCTCGCCGCCCCACGCAGGAGCCGCAGCCCCGGCCTCCGCTGCCCCTGTGCGTGCGGGGACGGGACCGCAGCGTCTCGGGGCACCGGTAG
- the MLX gene encoding max-like protein X isoform X1, whose product MAEPPGSAAEDAWGKQVDTAYSDNGLDSALFMESTRKSSIVSRANSIGSTSASSVPNTDDEDSDYHQEPYKESYKDRRRRAHTQAEQKRRDAIKKGYDDLQAIVPTCEQQDFSIGSQKLSKAIVLQKTIDYIQFLHKEKKKQEEEVSTLRKDVMALKIMKVNYEQIVKAHQDNPNEGKDQVSDEVKFNVFQGIMDSLFQSFNASISVTSFQELSACVFSWIEEHCKPQTLRDIVIGVLHQLKSQLY is encoded by the exons ATGGCGGAGCCGCCGGGCAGCGCGGCCGAGGACGCGTGGGGGAAG CAGGTGGACACAGCCTACAGCGACAATGGCCTGGACTCGG CGCTCTTCATGGAGAGcaccaggaaaagcagcatagTGTCGCGAGCCAACAGCATCGGCTCCACCAGCGCCTCCTCGGTCCCCAACACGG ATGATGAGGACAGTGATTATCACCAGGAGCCCTACAAGGAGTCGTACAAGGACCGGCGCAGGCGGGCACACACGCAGGCAGAGCAGAAGAGGCGGGATGCCATCAAG AAAGGCTACGATGACCTGCAGGCCATTGTTCCCACCTGTGAGCAGCAGGATTTCTCCATAGGCTCCCAGAAGCTGAGCAAGGCCATTGTCCTCCAAAAAA CCATTGACTACATCCAATTCCTGcacaaggaaaagaagaagcAAGAGGAGGAAGTTTCCACCCTCAGGAAAGATGTGATGGCCTTGAAGATCATGAAAGT GAACTATGAGCAGATTGTGAAGGCTCATCAGGACAACCCAAACGAGGGGAAGGACCAGGTGTCTGACGAGGTGAAGTTCAACGTGTTCCAGGGCATCATGGATTCCCTCTTCCAGTCCTTCAACGCCTCCATCTCGGTAACGAGCTTTCAGGAGCTCTCAGCTTGTGTCTTCAGCTGGATTGAGGAGCACTGCAAGCCTCAG ACGCTGCGGGACATCGTGATCGGGGTCCTGCATCAGCTGAAGAGCCAGCTCTACTGA
- the COASY gene encoding bifunctional coenzyme A synthase: MPPFGSGLLVLTAPLAALPRRAAAALAAAAGVVAGPLYVHLQPGLVLSGPAPLPAAPPACPALLRALAALYAAAAAQRGLELRVLLSPGRRLARPPRVLMADAPGPPGPVERGLRHLAAAAYGCPPGLPALLLPGAEDGGAGGPEDDPDPEAALPGFSDVVVGGTFDRLHGAHRLLLSACCLLARQRLLAGVADGDLLRHKVLPELIEPYELRAARLREFLEDTKPSLRYDIVPLTDPYGPSVTDPDLQCLVVSEETRRGGEAVNKKRLENGLPELSLYEILLVKDPEHSQNEEEKISSSSLRQRLLGTLLRPPQHNPALPSRPYVVGLTGGTGSGKTSIAKLLGHLGAFLIDADRLGHTAYIPGGPAHEQVVAAFGAEILNEDGTINRTVLGAKVFGNQERLKSLTDIVWPEIARMVKEQLEEASAQGKAVCVLDAAVLLEAGWQDMVHEVWTAVIPEEEAVKRIVARDGLNEEAARSRVQSQMSNSQRVERSHVVLCTLWEPDVTRKQVEKAWGLLQERLSQERSL, encoded by the exons ATGCCGCCCTTCGGCTCGGGGCTGCTGGTGCTCACGGCTCCGTTGGCCGCGTTGCcgaggcgggcggcggcggcgctggcggcggccgcgggggtGGTGGCGGGGCCGCTGTACGTTCACCTGCAGCCGGGGCTGGTGCTGTCCGGCCCcgcgccgctgcccgccgctCCGCCCGCCTGCCCCGCGCTGCTCCGGGCTCTGGCCGCGCTGtacgcggcggcggcggcgcagcgGGGCCTGGAGCTGCGCGTCCTGCTGAGCCCCGGCCGCCGCCTGGCGCGGCCGCCGCGGGTGCTCATGGCCGACGCGCCGGGGCCGCCGGGGCCGGTGGAGCGAGGCCTGCGGCACCTGGCCGCCGCCGCTTACGGCTGCCCGCCCGGCCTGCCCGCCCTGCTGCTGCCCGGCGCCGAGGACGGCGGCGCGGGGGGTCCCGAGGACGACCCCGACCCCGAGGCGGCTCTGCCGGGCTTCTCGGACGTGGTGGTCGGCGGCACTTTCGACCGCCTCCACGGCGCCCATCGCCTCCTGCTCAGCGCCTGCTGCCTGCTGGCCCGGCAGCGGCTCCTGGCCGGGGTGGCCGACGGCGACCTGCTGCGCC ACAAGGTCCTGCCGGAGCTGATTGAGCCGTACGAGCTGCGAGCGGCGAGGCTGCGCGAGTTCCTGGAGGACACGAAGCCCTCTCTGCGCTACGACATCGTGCCTCTGACCGACCCCTACGGCCCCTCGGTCACAGACCCCGACCTGCAGTGCTTGGTGGTCAGCGAGGAGACCCGCAGGGGAGGCGAGGCCGTGAACAAGAAGAGACTTGAGAAT GGGCTCCCCGAGCTGTCTCTCTATGAGATCCTGTTGGTGAAGGATCCCGAGCACAGTCAGAACGAGGAAGAGAAGAtcagctcctccagcctgcggcagaggctgctggggacGCTGCTGCGGCCCCCACAG CACAACCCTGCCTTGCCCTCGCGCCCGTACGTCGTCGGCCTGACTGGAGGAACTGGGAGTGGGAAAACCTCCATTGCCAAGCTCCTGGGGCACCTGGGAGCGTTCCTCATCGACGCCGACAGGCTGGGCCACACCGCCTACATCCCCGGCGGCCCTGCCCACGAGCAGGTGGTGGCGGCTTTTGGGGCAG AAATCTTGAATGAAGATGGGACCATTAACAGGACAGTCCTCGGGGCCAAAGTGTTTGGAAACCAG GAGAGGCTGAAGAGTCTGACAGACATTGTGTGGCCCGAGATCGCCCGGATGGTCAAGGAGCAGCTCGAGGAGGCCAGTGCTCAAG GCAAAGCCGTTTGCGTGCTGGATGCAGCCGTGCTGCTGGAGGCTGGCTGGCAGGACATGGTCCATGAGGTGTGGACAGCCGTCATCCCCGAGGAGGAG GCTGTGAAACGCATCGTGGCCAGGGACGGGCTGAACGAGGAGGCTGCTCGCAGCCGGGTGCAGAGCCAGATGAGCAACAGCCAGAGGGTGGAGAGGTCGCATGTGGTGCTGTGCACGCTCTGGGAGCCGGATGTCACCCGCAAGCAG GTGGAGAAGGCCTGGGGCCTCCTGCAGGAGCGCCTGAGCCAGGAACGCAGCCTGTGA